ATATGCTGCAAACCTTCCATCAGGGCTTAGTTTCAACTGTTCATAAACGCAGCCCTTTTTAATGCGTTTTTGTAATGTTTCTCCTTCAGGCTTTTGACGCTCCAAATCTTCCTGCATATAAAGTTGTTCGTAATATAGCAGCCATTCTTTTGACAGATTTTTAAAAGGGATTCCGAGTACGTATAAAAAACCGTTTTCCGCATTTCTGCTGACTCTGGTAAGATATACGATGTTAGGTATTGCAGATTTCCCGTACTTGTCTTCAATGAATTTCCATATAGAATGCCCGGCATAAACAGCATCATCTCCGGTAAGCCCGTTATAACGCTTGAAATCATGCCTGAGTACTCCGTCTTTTACACTATTGTCAATTTCTGCATTCCAGTCTTCCGACAGATAAGATATCAATCCTAATGTAAACCATTGAGGAAGTGACATGAGAGCTGAATTCTTGATCATGGAAGTGATTCTGTCTCCATACATCATTTCATCAACAATGACCTGTGCGATACCTGCTCTTATTTGTTTTTCATAGTGGGTATGGCTGCCGTTGTAAAATAAAAAAACTTTTGAACCGACAATATGCGTAACTCCTCCGGTATTGTAATTCTCATTACTGATCAGCCCGATGTTGCTCTCCTGTAATTCGGAGAATTTGTTAAAAATGATGAATTGTATTTTCCCTTCCAGTTTGTATTCCAGCTTGCGCTCAACTTCTTTAAGGCATTTATTTGCATAGCGTGCTGTAAATATTGCCAGTTCCTTTCCATTCGTGTAAAAATATGTATCAAATTTATCAAATCTCATGAATGACCAGAACCTGTCAGAAAACTGAACGCGGTTTTTGCCGAAATTCATCTGAGAGCCATTATAAAATTGTGCAAATACTGGCAAAGCTAAAAAGGTCAACGATATGACTGCAATAAATTTTTTTTGATACCTGCGCATAACCCGGGCTCAATAATAGCGTAAAGTTACTTATTTTTAATGAAGAGTGTAAAGTGAAGAATGAAAAATTATATAATTAGCAATAAGTTGAAGCCGTACAGGGGGCTAAACGAAAATATTTTATGTTAAGTTGTTGTTTGAACTAATAACTCTTTATTTCGTTATTAGATAACTTCTACCACTGATTCCTGCACCCATCCATCACTGCCATTAGCAATCTTAATTTCTATCCAGGTTCCGACTTTGTCGGTTATTTTAACCTTGGTGCCTTCATGTATCACAAATATATCCTGGCTTTCGGCATCAGGTGAGCTTTTTACATTTACGGTAGGTTCGAAAATGATGGCCTCTTTTACAATTTGTAAATTGTGATACCGGCTGTAAGCGTTACCTGCGGAAGTTATTGTAAAAACCAGAAAGAAAATTCCCAGCCAGAAAAAAACCTTACGAACAGCAACGGTATTCCCGATAAGATAAACAGCAAGGGAAACAAAAAACAAAAATATAAAAACGATACTTAGAATCGCCCATGTATCTACCGAAAACCACTGTTGAAATACGTTCCACCAGCGTTTGTAAAAAGGTATGGGCAAGGCTTCTATTTTGTCAATTATTTTGGTGTTGGCAATATTGATGTTATAGTTAATTTTTTCGTTGGAAGGGTCAAGTTTCTTTGCCTTCTCGTAATAGAGCAGAGCAGAAGGGTAGTCGTTTGTTTTGAAATAAGCATTACCAAGGTTATAATACAGTTCAGGAGACTCAAAGCCGTTGCTGATAATTTTTTTGTAAAGCTCGATGGCAACACTGAATTTGTTTTCGGTGTATGCTTTATTTGCATCTGCAATAATCTCCTGATTCACAGAAGCAGAAGCTAAAAAACAGCTTGTCAAAAAGACTATATGGATGAAAAGTTTTTTCATGACAATTTACCTCAACTCCCTTTCTGTTTTTGTAATAATTTCCAATGCTTCGTTGTATAATGTTTCCATACCTTTTGAAGCTTCTGCGGGTGCGAAACGTGCAAATTCACAGTCGTTAAGGATTTCAATGAACTTATTACGTATTACTTCTTCAATATTTTTTCCTGCAAGTGTTTCTCTTGCGGTATCCAGCGAAAGTTCAGAAAGAGGTATCGAAAATTTATCACACACGTAGCCCCATAATGCTTTAGAAAGTTCCTGATAAAACGGTTCTCTCTGGGTTGCATGCATAAATTCATTGGCTTGTTTTAGCCTTTTAAGTGCAACTTTAGTGGCGCGTTTATGCCTGAGCAAGGAGGCGTTGCTCTGGAGTTTAATGTAACGGCGCATCAGTATTACAAATGCAATAAATAACAGAAGTGGAATGAGAAGTAAAATAAAATACAAACCGGAACCGAAAAAGAAATATCCTATCGGGTAAACTTCAAAGTCTTTATTTTCTATGAATTTAATATCACTACCGATGTATTTTATATCTTCTTTTCCAGCACTGCTGATGTATGCTCCACCGCTGCCATCACCTTTGCCAACCTTCAGGTTTAGTTCTCCTGAAGTCAGGCTTTCATAAGATTTATTGTTTTTATTGTAGTAACTTAATGTTATGGGCTTAAGAGTATAATTGCCTGGCGTGCGGGGAATGATAAGATAAGTAAAAGTTTTTGACCCTGAGATTTCATTTCCGGAAGAAATGTTTTCAGAAAGTTGAGGGTCATATACTTCAAAATCGGGTGGGAATTCAACATTCAGGTTATCTATCAGATTTAAATTGCCTTTGCCGTTAAGTGTTATGGTCAGGTTAACAGCTTCATTGGCTTTTACTTCTGTTTTGTCAAGTTTTGCAGACATGCTTAAGTTACCCACAAGTCCACAGAAATCTTCGGGTTTGTTGGACGGCAAGTCGCTGACACTGATGCTTAGTGAATTGGATTTTAATGTCTTTTTAACTTCCTGATATCCGCTGGTGAATGCATTCTGAAAAAATGGGTCGTTAAAGAAGGGGTCGTTGAAAAAATTTCCAAAAGGGTTATTTGCTTTTTTCTTAACAAGTATTTGTGCGATACATTCTACTTCGAGAGGCTCAATACTAAGCTTTCCGGCTTTCTGAGGGAATAATGCGACTTTGCGTATTTCGGCTACAGTATATTTTTGTCCGTTAATGGTTTCTTCATACTGGTTAACTTTGTCCCTGTTTTTTAGAAGGTCATAAGACCAGAACCCTGAAAAAGAAGGTAATTTCTGAATAGAGTATTGAGATATAGGGACACGGGTATATATTTTATAGGTAACCGTCAGTTGTTCTCCCTGCAATACAGAAGTTTTGTCTGCCTGAACTTTTACAAAAAGGTCGGTTGCGGAAGCATCGGCAGTTTGAGTTTGCTGGGTTTGCTGTGATTGCTTATTTTGCTGCTGAGTATTAGTATTTTTACCAGTATTTGTTACTTCAATAGTAAGGGAGTTGGAAGAAATCCATTGTCCGTTAACTTTAACTTTTGCAGGCTCGATTGAGAAATTTCCAGTTTTTTCAGGCACTATCGTATATATCCAGCTTTCGCTGCCGCCACCATTCTGGACAACCTTGCCATTGACAATCATTGTAACACCTCCGCCGGATGTTCTTGATGTGCCTATGACTGAGAAATTAGTAAATGAAGGTTTCTGAAAACTTTCGCTTTTTCCACCGGATAAAGAATAAGTAACCTGAATGGAATTGTTCAGCCCCATAGTTTTTGCACTGGCAGTAGCTGTTAGTTTCTGAGCGTAAGAATATCCTGAAAATGTAATCATTAAAACCAAAAAAAGAAATGTTACTATTTTCTCTATCTTCTTCATGCTAATTGATTCCTGACTGCTTTATTTTTTCAAAACTCGATAAAATTATAAAATAAAAAATAAGCTGTTGTGCAATTTAGAGCATAAATTCTTACGGTCAGATTGAGCAAAGTCGAAATCTGAACCTCCCATTCCCCGATTACCTTTGATATTACTGTGTTTCATTATTTAATAACACAACAGGATAAATAATACTAGTTATTTCATTCATAAATTTACCAGTCTTTTTCTGTCTTATAATTCTGATTTTTTAAAAGTTCTTTATCCATTTTTTCTCTTAGATTTTTTTCTTTATTCTGCAGTGCATTCAACATACGTTCGGCATCTTGTTTTGATATTTGCTGTTGCTTGTTTTGTTGGGTATTGTCCTGCTTCTGCTCTTGTTTTTGGTTCTGATTCTGCTGGTTTTGCTGCTGTTGTTGTTGCTGCTGCTGTATCATTCTTTTAGCATATTCCAGGTTGTATTTGGTATCCATGTCTTTGGAGTTAATACGTAAAGCGTTTTTATAAGATTCAATACCTTCCTGATACTTTTTCTGCATCAGCTGAGTGTTTCCAAGGTTATGATAGGATTTTGCAACAACATCTTTTGGTATTTCCGATTCGGCAAGGTTCTGGAATATTTTTTCCGCCTCTTCATATTTTCCTTGTTTGTACATAGCATCGCCAAGATTAAAAATGGCTTTATAATAGTTATTATTTTTTTCAAGCGCTTTCCTAAAGTTGATTTCTGCAGTTTTGTAGTCTTTTTTATCGTAAAGTTTATTTCCTTCCCTAAGTTCTTTAACGGCTTTTTGGGCTAATAATGGAGATATTAAACATGACAAAAAAAGTATGGCTATAAGTAAAGTAAATCTTTTTATTATACAAGGTATATTATATGATTTTTTTTCTCTCATGTAGCCATTAATTTATGAAAGTATTCGTTTTTTTTCAAAAAGATTTAGGTTGCGTGTAAGTCTTGTTGTTCTTTCCAGTATCATTAGTTCAAGAATTATCAAAAGTAATGCTACTGCAACAAAATAAATGTAAGTATTGCGGTATTCAGAAAACACTTTAGCTTCGTACTCTTTTTTCTCAATTTTATTTATCTCATCGAATATTTTGTTCAGTCCGGCGTCGTTGGTACTGGCTCTGGCATAAGTTCCTTTTCCTGCAGCTGCAACCTGTTGAAGCATGGTTTCGTTGAGTTTAGTTACAACTGTGTTTCCCGAATTGTCTTTTTTATATTCAATATTAAATCCATTCATTCCAATGGGAATAGGAGCACCTCCGGGGGAACCAATACCTATTGTATAAACTAAGATTCCTTCCTTTGTGGCATTTCGGGCAGCTTCAATGGCATCATCTTCATGATTTTCGCCATCAGATATGACAATGATGTTTTTTTTGTTTTTACTGTTTTTGTCGAACGAAACAGCTGCAAGGTTTATGGCTTCTCCTATAGCGGTACCCTGCGCCTGAATTATATCCGGGCTGGCTTCCTGAGCTAGTAATTTTGCAGCGGCGTAATCTGTGGTAATAGGTAAAAGCACTTGAGCTTTCCCCGCAAAAACAATAATACCTATCTGGTCGTCTTCAAATTTATCCACAAGTTTTGATATGGCCATCTGTGACCTTACAATTCGGCTGGGCTTTATATCCTGTGCCAACATACTATTTGAGATATCAAGAGCAATGATAATATCAACACCCTTCCGTTTTGTAGCGCTGAGTTTTGAACCAATTTTTAGGTTTACAATAGCAAAAACCAGCATGGTAAATGCAAGTAACAATAGGATAAATTTCACAACCAGTCTTGTCTGGGAATAATCAGTTATGATGCGGGATACTACAAATGTGTCGCCGAAACGTTGTATGGAATTTTTTTTCCAACGTAGCATCAGCCAAAATACCAATACAAAAAAGGGTATAAATAAAAGCGTAAATAAAAATATGAGATGATCAAATGCTACCATTTTCTTATCAGGGTATTTTTTTAAAAACTGTCAATCGTAATGTAATTTCAAGTGTGAGTAAGCATAATGCAATAAGAACAAAAATAAAATATTCGTCTTTTTTATTTTGAAATCTTGTTACATCAATTTTTGATTTTTCTAGCTTATTGATTTCATTATATATGTCTTCAAGCTTCTTTTTGTTTGTTGCTCTGAAATATTTTCCTCCTGTCATTTCAGCCACTTGTGTAAGCAGGTTTTCGTCAATCTGAACATCAATATTTTGATATTGTATTCCGAAAGGTGTCTGGAATGGGTAGGGTGCTTTGCCTAAAGTCCCTACTCCGATAGTATATACACGTATGCCGAATTTTTTAGCAATTTCTGCTGCAGTCAGCGGGTCAAGTGAACCTGTATTATTGATTCCATCTGTCAGTAGAATAATAACTTTACTTACAGCTTTGCTTTTTTTAATGTGAAAAACTGATAACCCCAGTCCGTCGCCTATTGCAGTACCGTCAGTTATCATACCGCTTTTTACTTGGGCAAAGAAAGACTTTAACACGGTATGGTCAACGGTAAGCGGGCATTGGAGAAAGGCTTCGGAACTGAAAATTATCAGGCCCATTCTGTCGTCAGGCCTTCCGTCAATAAACTGTATGGCTACTTCTTTTGATGCTTCCAGTCTGTTAGGTTTAAAATCTTCTGCCAGCATACTTCCTGAAATATCCAGAGAAATAAGTATATCAATTCCTTCAACTGTTATATCGCTTTTATCCAAGCTTGTCTGCGGACGTGCAAGAATAAAAATAAGAAGGGCGATTAACAGCATCCTCAG
This region of Bacteroidales bacterium genomic DNA includes:
- a CDS encoding VWA domain-containing protein, with the translated sequence MLRWKKNSIQRFGDTFVVSRIITDYSQTRLVVKFILLLLAFTMLVFAIVNLKIGSKLSATKRKGVDIIIALDISNSMLAQDIKPSRIVRSQMAISKLVDKFEDDQIGIIVFAGKAQVLLPITTDYAAAKLLAQEASPDIIQAQGTAIGEAINLAAVSFDKNSKNKKNIIVISDGENHEDDAIEAARNATKEGILVYTIGIGSPGGAPIPIGMNGFNIEYKKDNSGNTVVTKLNETMLQQVAAAGKGTYARASTNDAGLNKIFDEINKIEKKEYEAKVFSEYRNTYIYFVAVALLLIILELMILERTTRLTRNLNLFEKKRILS
- a CDS encoding VWA domain-containing protein, whose amino-acid sequence is MILSILNIYLAQPWLLLLLLIIPLLVFHYIYKYKNSTPELGYSSSEHIENIQPSLRQRLIHLPFILRMLLIALLIFILARPQTSLDKSDITVEGIDILISLDISGSMLAEDFKPNRLEASKEVAIQFIDGRPDDRMGLIIFSSEAFLQCPLTVDHTVLKSFFAQVKSGMITDGTAIGDGLGLSVFHIKKSKAVSKVIILLTDGINNTGSLDPLTAAEIAKKFGIRVYTIGVGTLGKAPYPFQTPFGIQYQNIDVQIDENLLTQVAEMTGGKYFRATNKKKLEDIYNEINKLEKSKIDVTRFQNKKDEYFIFVLIALCLLTLEITLRLTVFKKIP
- a CDS encoding tetratricopeptide repeat protein — its product is MREKKSYNIPCIIKRFTLLIAILFLSCLISPLLAQKAVKELREGNKLYDKKDYKTAEINFRKALEKNNNYYKAIFNLGDAMYKQGKYEEAEKIFQNLAESEIPKDVVAKSYHNLGNTQLMQKKYQEGIESYKNALRINSKDMDTKYNLEYAKRMIQQQQQQQQQNQQNQNQKQEQKQDNTQQNKQQQISKQDAERMLNALQNKEKNLREKMDKELLKNQNYKTEKDW
- a CDS encoding BatD family protein, whose translation is MKKIEKIVTFLFLVLMITFSGYSYAQKLTATASAKTMGLNNSIQVTYSLSGGKSESFQKPSFTNFSVIGTSRTSGGGVTMIVNGKVVQNGGGSESWIYTIVPEKTGNFSIEPAKVKVNGQWISSNSLTIEVTNTGKNTNTQQQNKQSQQTQQTQTADASATDLFVKVQADKTSVLQGEQLTVTYKIYTRVPISQYSIQKLPSFSGFWSYDLLKNRDKVNQYEETINGQKYTVAEIRKVALFPQKAGKLSIEPLEVECIAQILVKKKANNPFGNFFNDPFFNDPFFQNAFTSGYQEVKKTLKSNSLSISVSDLPSNKPEDFCGLVGNLSMSAKLDKTEVKANEAVNLTITLNGKGNLNLIDNLNVEFPPDFEVYDPQLSENISSGNEISGSKTFTYLIIPRTPGNYTLKPITLSYYNKNNKSYESLTSGELNLKVGKGDGSGGAYISSAGKEDIKYIGSDIKFIENKDFEVYPIGYFFFGSGLYFILLLIPLLLFIAFVILMRRYIKLQSNASLLRHKRATKVALKRLKQANEFMHATQREPFYQELSKALWGYVCDKFSIPLSELSLDTARETLAGKNIEEVIRNKFIEILNDCEFARFAPAEASKGMETLYNEALEIITKTERELR
- a CDS encoding tetratricopeptide repeat protein; amino-acid sequence: MKKLFIHIVFLTSCFLASASVNQEIIADANKAYTENKFSVAIELYKKIISNGFESPELYYNLGNAYFKTNDYPSALLYYEKAKKLDPSNEKINYNINIANTKIIDKIEALPIPFYKRWWNVFQQWFSVDTWAILSIVFIFLFFVSLAVYLIGNTVAVRKVFFWLGIFFLVFTITSAGNAYSRYHNLQIVKEAIIFEPTVNVKSSPDAESQDIFVIHEGTKVKITDKVGTWIEIKIANGSDGWVQESVVEVI